The following coding sequences are from one Planctomycetota bacterium window:
- a CDS encoding ATP-binding protein has protein sequence MWFERDFERFFVSERALPVRILIGPRQCGKTSLGHRLLRASAGPVLDIALDDTQTRTLAGREPAVVLGPGLRPTLIDEIQEAPGLLSELKLRIDAARRADRSIPPVWVTGSNATQLDRAAKESLSGRANYYRLHNLSAAELDRAGIGPRELFTRGGWPELYANRALDPVRYLDDHVRTFIEKDIAATAGVAKLGAFRTFLGLLAARTGQLLNASDIGRQAGVKGATVAEWIALLEENAVVALVRPHATNLNARLVKAPKVYLLDVGVAARLQGWRTLEPLLVSPQIGPLFETAVFAELVRCRDHRLLGMEIHVWRTRDGEELDFLVRLETVRRGPVWVPIEAKLGGHAALGAVVPRGVARAVAPLDPLLVVTLEGHRRALAGNAIQVPLPRLADELTALANDP, from the coding sequence ATGTGGTTTGAGCGGGACTTCGAGCGGTTTTTTGTCAGCGAACGAGCGCTCCCCGTGCGGATCCTGATCGGTCCGCGCCAGTGCGGGAAGACCTCGCTTGGCCACCGGCTGCTCCGCGCCAGTGCCGGGCCGGTGCTCGACATCGCGCTCGACGACACCCAGACGCGGACCCTCGCCGGTCGGGAGCCAGCTGTCGTTCTCGGGCCGGGACTGCGGCCGACCCTCATCGACGAGATCCAGGAGGCGCCGGGCCTACTCAGCGAGCTGAAGCTGCGAATCGACGCGGCGCGCCGGGCCGATCGTTCGATCCCGCCCGTGTGGGTCACCGGCTCCAATGCCACTCAACTCGACCGGGCGGCGAAGGAATCCCTCTCGGGACGCGCCAATTACTATCGCCTCCACAACCTGTCGGCCGCGGAGCTGGACCGAGCGGGAATCGGGCCACGCGAGTTGTTCACACGCGGCGGCTGGCCAGAGCTGTACGCCAATCGCGCGCTCGACCCGGTCCGCTACCTAGACGACCATGTCCGCACGTTCATCGAAAAAGACATCGCCGCCACGGCCGGCGTCGCCAAGCTCGGCGCCTTCCGGACGTTTCTCGGCCTGCTTGCCGCCCGCACCGGCCAGTTGCTCAATGCGTCGGACATAGGTCGCCAGGCCGGCGTCAAGGGGGCGACTGTCGCGGAGTGGATCGCGCTCCTGGAGGAGAACGCCGTCGTGGCGCTGGTTCGTCCCCACGCCACGAACCTCAACGCCCGCCTCGTGAAGGCACCGAAGGTCTACCTTCTCGACGTCGGCGTCGCGGCCCGTCTCCAGGGCTGGCGAACCCTCGAGCCGCTTCTGGTCAGCCCGCAGATCGGCCCGCTGTTCGAGACGGCGGTGTTCGCCGAATTGGTGCGTTGTCGTGATCACCGGCTCCTGGGGATGGAGATCCACGTCTGGCGGACGCGCGACGGCGAGGAGCTCGACTTTTTGGTGCGGCTGGAGACGGTCCGCCGCGGCCCGGTCTGGGTGCCGATCGAGGCCAAGCTCGGCGGTCACGCGGCGCTCGGGGCCGTCGTCCCGCGCGGCGTCGCCAGGGCGGTTGCCCCGCTCGATCCGCTGCTGGTCGTCACGCTCGAAGGCCACCGCCGCGCCCTGGCCGGCAACGCGATCCAGGTGCCCCTGCCGCGATTGGCGGATGAGTTGACGGCGCTGGCGAACGATCCCTGA
- a CDS encoding DUF1553 domain-containing protein yields MPPRSRSPRRWIAVAALVAAAGGAAPGRAAEPAAPSFSRDVLPILAANCFSCHGFDEHARQAGLRLDTAAGATALLDSGQRAIVPGVPADSEVVKRVEATDPDIVMPPPETGRSLSAAERDTLVRWIAAGAPYESHWAFRPPVAVAPPVVAGVDHPVDRFLAAAWQREGLAAAPQASPETLLRRASLDLVGLPPTVAEIDEFLAAWQRDPEAAWGALVDRLLASPHYGERQARGWLDMARYADSNGYSIDSPREIWPWRDWVVGAFNDDMPFDTFTVEQLAGDLLPGATLPQRVATGFHRNTQINEEGGVDKEQYRIESVFDRVATTGVVWLGLTIGCAQCHDHKFDPVSQRDYYRLFAFFNDQNEPKLKVAAPGVDLAALTAERDAARGAVSAYVAARQAELDAWEAAVGDDVRKALPKPAAAALAVEPAKRSAEQRRILFAAGAGAADQELRALNERFTELEGKVAAGPTTLVLEELKQPRSTRILVQGDFTRPADEVAPGTPSVLPPLTADRARPTRLELARWLVGPDNPLTARVAVNRVWQRLFGRGLVETDSDFGLTGAPPSHPELLDWLALEFQARGWSVKALHRLIMSSRAYRMSSVARPESRAADPGNRWVARQQRLRLDAELVRDVALVASGKFAPTLGGPPVYPPIPDGATAVGQVKRPWPTSTGPDRYRRGLYTFLFRASPPPALAVFDAPDGFSTCTRRNRSNTPLQALTLLNDAAFVELAEALAAVVRDDGIEAAFRRCTGRHPDADELTVLAALEAADAARVLLNLDETVTRE; encoded by the coding sequence ATGCCGCCCCGATCGCGATCGCCGCGCCGATGGATCGCCGTGGCCGCCTTGGTCGCGGCTGCAGGGGGGGCCGCCCCCGGGCGCGCGGCCGAGCCTGCGGCGCCGTCGTTTTCCCGCGACGTCCTCCCGATCCTCGCCGCCAACTGTTTCTCCTGCCACGGTTTCGACGAGCACGCCCGGCAGGCAGGGTTGCGGCTCGACACCGCCGCAGGGGCCACGGCGCTGCTCGACTCCGGGCAGCGGGCGATCGTTCCCGGCGTGCCGGCCGACAGTGAGGTGGTGAAGCGCGTCGAGGCGACCGACCCCGACATCGTCATGCCTCCACCCGAGACCGGGCGGTCGCTGTCGGCAGCCGAGCGCGACACGCTGGTGCGCTGGATCGCCGCCGGGGCGCCATACGAGAGCCACTGGGCGTTTCGGCCTCCCGTGGCCGTGGCACCTCCGGTCGTCGCCGGCGTCGACCATCCCGTCGACCGGTTCCTCGCCGCGGCATGGCAGCGCGAAGGGCTCGCCGCCGCACCCCAGGCAAGCCCGGAAACGCTTCTCCGCCGCGCGAGCCTCGACCTCGTCGGGCTGCCGCCGACGGTGGCGGAGATCGACGAGTTTCTCGCCGCCTGGCAGCGCGACCCGGAGGCCGCCTGGGGCGCGCTGGTCGACCGGCTCCTCGCCAGCCCCCACTACGGCGAGCGGCAGGCACGCGGCTGGCTCGACATGGCCCGCTATGCCGACAGCAACGGCTACTCGATCGACTCGCCGCGCGAGATCTGGCCGTGGCGCGACTGGGTCGTCGGTGCGTTCAACGACGACATGCCGTTCGACACGTTCACCGTCGAGCAGCTCGCTGGCGACCTGCTTCCCGGGGCGACGCTGCCGCAGCGCGTCGCCACCGGCTTTCACCGCAACACGCAGATCAACGAGGAAGGGGGCGTCGACAAGGAGCAGTACCGGATCGAGAGCGTGTTCGACCGGGTGGCGACGACCGGCGTCGTCTGGCTCGGGCTCACGATCGGCTGCGCCCAGTGCCACGACCACAAGTTCGACCCCGTCAGCCAGCGCGACTATTACCGGCTGTTCGCGTTCTTCAACGACCAGAACGAGCCGAAGCTCAAGGTCGCCGCCCCGGGCGTCGATCTCGCGGCGCTCACCGCCGAGCGCGACGCGGCCCGCGGCGCCGTCTCGGCCTACGTCGCCGCGCGGCAGGCGGAGCTCGACGCCTGGGAGGCGGCGGTGGGCGACGACGTGCGCAAGGCGCTGCCGAAGCCGGCCGCGGCGGCGCTGGCCGTCGAGCCCGCGAAGCGCTCGGCCGAGCAGCGCCGGATCTTGTTCGCCGCCGGCGCCGGGGCCGCCGATCAGGAGCTCCGCGCGCTCAACGAACGGTTCACGGAACTGGAAGGGAAGGTCGCCGCGGGGCCGACGACGCTCGTCCTCGAGGAGCTCAAGCAGCCGCGTTCGACGCGGATCCTCGTGCAGGGCGATTTCACCCGCCCCGCCGACGAGGTCGCCCCCGGCACTCCGTCCGTCCTCCCGCCGCTCACGGCCGACCGGGCCCGGCCGACGCGCCTCGAGCTCGCCCGGTGGCTCGTCGGCCCCGACAACCCGCTCACCGCGCGCGTCGCCGTCAATCGCGTCTGGCAGCGGCTGTTCGGGCGCGGGCTCGTCGAGACCGACAGCGATTTCGGCCTCACCGGCGCGCCGCCTTCGCATCCGGAATTGCTCGACTGGCTGGCGCTCGAGTTCCAGGCACGCGGCTGGAGCGTCAAGGCACTGCACCGGCTGATCATGTCGTCGCGTGCCTACCGGATGAGCTCGGTCGCTCGTCCGGAGTCGCGCGCCGCCGATCCGGGAAACCGGTGGGTCGCGCGGCAGCAACGCTTGCGGCTCGATGCGGAGCTCGTGCGCGACGTGGCGCTGGTCGCGAGCGGGAAATTCGCGCCCACGCTCGGCGGGCCGCCGGTGTATCCGCCGATCCCCGACGGAGCGACCGCGGTCGGGCAGGTGAAACGCCCGTGGCCGACGAGCACCGGCCCCGATCGTTATCGCCGCGGGCTGTACACGTTTTTGTTTCGCGCGAGCCCCCCGCCGGCACTGGCGGTGTTCGACGCCCCCGACGGCTTCTCGACCTGCACCCGCCGCAACCGCAGCAACACTCCCCTGCAGGCGCTGACGCTCCTCAACGATGCCGCGTTCGTCGAGTTGGCCGAGGCCCTGGCCGCGGTCGTTCGCGACGACGGGATCGAGGCCGCGTTCCGCCGCTGCACCGGACGGCACCCCGATGCCGATGAGCTCACGGTCCTGGCCGCGCTCGAGGCGGCCGATGCCGCCCGCGTGCTCCTCAACCTCGACGAGACGGTGACCCGTGAGTGA
- a CDS encoding DUF1501 domain-containing protein, giving the protein MSDRPECGAGSAGRLLREQTRRHFFGGCGVGVGSLALGELLAGKAGAAAVADPLAPRAPHFAPRAKRVIYLFMAGGPSQLDLFDYKPELARRSGTPIPESFIAGKRFAFMDSSHRIDLLGSKRSFRQVGANGTWVSDLLPETGRIVDRLCIVKSCSTDLFNHAPAKLFMNTGSGQFGRPSMGAWLTYGLGSECRDLPGFVVLQSGPRGPRGGAVLWGSGILPSAYQGVPLRNSGDPILNLSAPAGVDAARQRRVVDAVRALNERRLAATGDDEIAARVAGYEMAYRMQSSAPDLIDVAGESAETLALYGIRDPRETTYARNCLLARRLVERGVRFVQLYHTNWDHHGGTTENLETHLPEICGQVDRASSALVLDLERRGLLDDTIVVWGGEFGRTPMGEKRESTGRNHHIDAFTMWFAGGGFRPGLVHGETDEFGFAPVAGGLHVRDIHATLLHCLGLDHQRLAVRFQGLDYKLTGVKPARVATELLA; this is encoded by the coding sequence GTGAGTGATCGCCCCGAATGCGGCGCGGGCAGTGCCGGCCGGCTCCTCCGCGAGCAGACGCGCCGCCATTTCTTCGGCGGCTGCGGCGTCGGGGTCGGCAGCCTGGCACTCGGTGAACTGCTTGCCGGAAAGGCCGGAGCCGCGGCTGTCGCTGACCCGCTGGCGCCGCGTGCGCCGCATTTCGCGCCGCGGGCCAAGCGGGTGATCTATCTGTTCATGGCCGGCGGTCCGAGCCAGCTCGACCTGTTCGACTACAAGCCGGAGCTGGCGCGGCGCAGCGGAACGCCGATCCCCGAGAGCTTCATCGCCGGGAAGCGGTTCGCGTTCATGGATTCGAGCCACCGCATCGATCTGCTCGGCTCGAAGCGGTCGTTCCGTCAGGTCGGGGCGAACGGCACCTGGGTCAGCGACCTGCTGCCGGAGACGGGGCGCATCGTCGACCGGCTGTGCATCGTGAAGAGCTGCTCGACCGACCTGTTCAACCACGCCCCGGCGAAGCTGTTCATGAACACCGGCAGCGGCCAATTCGGCCGGCCGAGCATGGGGGCGTGGCTGACCTACGGCCTGGGGAGCGAGTGCCGCGACCTGCCGGGGTTCGTCGTCCTCCAGAGCGGCCCGCGCGGGCCCCGCGGCGGGGCTGTGTTGTGGGGCAGCGGAATCCTCCCCAGCGCCTACCAGGGAGTGCCGCTGCGCAACAGCGGCGACCCGATCCTCAATCTGTCGGCGCCCGCCGGCGTCGACGCCGCGCGCCAGCGCCGCGTGGTCGACGCCGTCCGGGCGCTCAACGAGCGGCGCCTCGCCGCCACCGGCGACGACGAGATCGCGGCCCGTGTCGCGGGCTACGAGATGGCCTACCGGATGCAGTCGAGCGCACCCGACCTGATCGACGTCGCCGGCGAGTCGGCCGAGACGCTCGCGCTGTACGGGATCCGTGACCCGCGCGAGACCACCTACGCGCGGAATTGCCTCCTCGCCCGGCGCCTCGTCGAGCGCGGCGTGCGCTTCGTGCAGCTCTACCACACCAATTGGGATCACCACGGCGGCACGACCGAGAACCTCGAGACCCATCTCCCCGAGATCTGCGGCCAGGTCGACCGGGCGAGCAGCGCCCTGGTGCTCGACCTCGAGCGCCGCGGCCTGCTCGACGACACGATCGTCGTCTGGGGGGGCGAGTTCGGGCGGACGCCGATGGGGGAGAAGCGCGAGAGCACGGGGCGCAACCACCACATCGACGCGTTCACGATGTGGTTCGCCGGCGGTGGTTTTCGCCCCGGGCTCGTCCATGGCGAGACCGACGAATTCGGATTCGCGCCGGTCGCCGGCGGCCTCCACGTGCGCGACATCCACGCCACGCTGCTGCATTGCCTCGGCCTCGACCACCAGCGCCTCGCCGTGCGCTTCCAGGGGCTCGACTACAAGCTCACCGGTGTGAAGCCCGCGCGCGTCGCGACCGAGCTATTGGCCTGA